The Sphingomonas sp. So64.6b genome includes a region encoding these proteins:
- a CDS encoding DUF4198 domain-containing protein translates to MPVATPSRKMLGLAAALTCTTSVAAHDFWVQPNAFWLRPGAAMPVTLQVGHGPLRQRSPIPLRRITRFAAITPAGSAIDLRASLHPGGADDSTIGFRNPGTYMLVLETDTTAQSHLPAIRYNDYLKVEGLTPALTLRARTGRTGTDGSENYGRIAKAIVQVGPPGGSQAQVTKPLGLALEIVPEISPYAMPRSALLPVRVIYHGRPLAGALIKLTDLDHDEAPFETHRTDAAGRARFAMPRRGSWLINVIWTRPLPAARETDFETVFSSLSFGFPARR, encoded by the coding sequence GTGCCCGTCGCCACTCCCTCACGGAAAATGCTCGGCCTCGCAGCCGCGCTGACCTGTACCACCTCGGTCGCTGCGCATGATTTCTGGGTTCAGCCCAATGCCTTCTGGCTACGTCCCGGCGCGGCGATGCCGGTCACGCTGCAGGTCGGTCATGGTCCCTTGCGGCAACGCTCGCCGATACCGCTGCGCCGAATCACGCGCTTCGCCGCGATCACCCCGGCGGGCAGCGCCATCGACCTGCGCGCGAGCCTGCATCCCGGCGGCGCGGATGATAGCACGATCGGTTTCCGGAACCCCGGCACCTATATGCTGGTGCTCGAAACCGACACGACCGCACAAAGCCATCTGCCCGCGATCCGCTACAACGACTATCTGAAGGTCGAAGGCCTGACCCCCGCACTCACCCTCCGCGCACGTACCGGCCGGACCGGCACCGATGGATCGGAGAATTACGGCCGGATCGCCAAGGCGATCGTGCAGGTCGGACCGCCCGGCGGTTCGCAGGCGCAGGTCACCAAACCACTCGGCCTGGCACTCGAGATCGTGCCCGAGATCAGCCCCTATGCGATGCCGCGCTCAGCGCTTCTGCCGGTCCGCGTGATCTATCACGGCCGTCCGCTGGCGGGCGCGCTGATCAAGCTCACCGATCTCGACCATGACGAAGCGCCGTTCGAAACGCACCGCACCGACGCCGCCGGACGCGCTCGCTTTGCAATGCCGCGACGCGGATCCTGGCTGATCAATGTGATTTGGACCAGGCCGCTCCCCGCCGCGCGCGAGACGGATTTCGAAACCGTCTTTTCTAGCCTGAGCTTCGGATTCCCGGCGCGCCGCTAG
- a CDS encoding DUF4331 family protein, translated as MTKESDSGAACIAPNAGFDINSNPNGFPEMAPISRTSIQLRWIVATAIASASIIAMSGIARASDHLDTPSVIADPRADIGDLYAWTSTDGHRLNLVMTVVGHSFSDKLAYEFHIDSGKDFGQTNATAMISCRFSAMTAADCRVGTEDRAIGDASGPQGIAGRNHRFRVFAGLRDDPFFNNVRGSRAAFDVASAALHAGTRYDSAGCAQFDAATSRNILDQWRHTDGGPAKNFLAGWTPASIVISVDLDLVAKGGKLLAVWSDTVSPERRIDRAGRPLTGNALLSPLDSDRGDILKEAYNAATPASSAVFVAEIQKSLGLYDGYDGICGNQLLIDRKAPPPQRYRALAALLADDRLWVNSAATTCTQLFAIERASLAGETALAGDCGGRTPNYSAVNAYRSLLANGTPTGINDGVDRDERAHSVTTFPFLAAPETAPHVAPGAEPYKE; from the coding sequence TTGACTAAAGAATCCGACAGCGGGGCGGCGTGCATCGCGCCTAACGCCGGGTTCGACATCAACAGCAACCCGAATGGCTTCCCCGAAATGGCTCCCATATCCCGAACCAGCATCCAGCTCCGGTGGATCGTCGCGACCGCGATCGCATCGGCCTCGATCATCGCGATGTCCGGCATCGCCCGGGCGTCCGATCATCTCGACACGCCATCGGTGATCGCCGACCCTCGCGCCGATATCGGCGATCTCTACGCCTGGACCTCGACCGATGGCCACCGTCTCAACCTGGTGATGACAGTGGTCGGGCACAGTTTCTCCGACAAGCTCGCTTATGAATTCCATATCGATAGCGGCAAAGACTTCGGCCAGACCAACGCGACCGCCATGATCAGTTGCCGCTTCAGCGCGATGACGGCGGCCGATTGCCGGGTCGGAACCGAGGACCGGGCGATCGGCGATGCGAGCGGGCCGCAGGGCATCGCAGGCCGCAATCACCGCTTCCGCGTCTTTGCCGGACTGCGCGATGACCCGTTCTTCAATAATGTGCGCGGATCGCGCGCGGCATTCGATGTCGCCAGCGCCGCGCTGCACGCCGGAACCCGTTACGACAGCGCGGGATGCGCGCAATTCGACGCCGCCACCTCACGCAACATCCTCGATCAGTGGCGGCACACCGATGGCGGCCCGGCCAAGAACTTCCTCGCCGGATGGACCCCGGCATCGATCGTCATCTCGGTCGATCTCGATCTCGTTGCGAAGGGCGGTAAGCTGCTCGCGGTGTGGAGCGACACCGTGTCGCCCGAACGGCGCATCGATCGCGCCGGCCGCCCGCTGACCGGCAATGCACTGCTCTCGCCGCTCGACTCCGACCGGGGCGACATACTCAAAGAGGCCTATAATGCGGCAACGCCAGCCAGTTCGGCGGTGTTCGTTGCCGAAATCCAGAAATCGCTCGGCCTTTATGACGGGTATGACGGCATCTGCGGCAACCAGCTGCTGATCGATCGCAAGGCACCGCCGCCGCAGCGCTACCGCGCGCTCGCCGCTTTGCTTGCCGACGATCGGCTTTGGGTGAACAGCGCAGCGACGACCTGCACCCAATTATTCGCGATCGAACGCGCCAGCCTGGCCGGCGAAACCGCCCTGGCCGGCGATTGTGGCGGCCGCACGCCCAATTACAGCGCGGTCAACGCCTATCGCTCATTGCTCGCGAACGGCACGCCGACCGGCATCAACGACGGTGTGGATCGGGACGAGCGCGCGCATTCCGTCACGACATTCCCGTTCCTCGCGGCACCCGAGACGGCACCTCATGTTGCTCCCGGCGCGGAGCCTTACAAGGAATGA
- a CDS encoding HupE/UreJ family protein codes for MTRVSTRSRAIVALIAIVGGSLLAGPAAAHDGTGLAGGFLSGFGHPLSGFDHLLAMVAVGLWGAHLGRPLIYALPVAFPGVMVAGAVIGMIGLPIPPVEIGIAASVLVLGGCIALALRAPVWLAVPIVALFALFHGYAHGRELPSAADPVGYSLGFVLATGLLHVAGIGIGTLNRWPIGIKITRGMGGLIAATGVWFLYRALGA; via the coding sequence ATGACCCGGGTTTCGACACGGTCGCGGGCGATCGTCGCGCTGATCGCCATTGTCGGCGGCTCGCTGCTCGCCGGCCCGGCGGCAGCGCATGACGGGACCGGCCTTGCCGGCGGATTCCTGTCCGGTTTCGGCCATCCGCTCAGCGGGTTCGATCATCTGCTGGCAATGGTCGCGGTCGGGCTATGGGGCGCCCATCTCGGCCGGCCGCTGATTTACGCATTACCGGTCGCTTTCCCCGGCGTCATGGTTGCCGGCGCGGTGATCGGCATGATCGGTCTGCCGATACCGCCGGTCGAGATCGGCATCGCCGCCTCCGTGTTGGTACTGGGTGGCTGTATCGCGCTGGCGCTGCGCGCGCCGGTCTGGCTCGCCGTGCCGATCGTTGCCTTGTTCGCGCTGTTCCACGGCTATGCGCATGGCCGCGAATTGCCTTCGGCCGCCGATCCGGTCGGTTATAGTCTCGGCTTCGTGCTCGCCACCGGACTGCTTCACGTCGCCGGCATCGGTATCGGCACGCTCAATCGCTGGCCAATCGGCATCAAGATCACGCGCGGCATGGGCGGCCTCATCGCCGCGACCGGCGTCTGGTTCCTGTATCGGGCGCTTGGCGCATGA